In Mustela lutreola isolate mMusLut2 chromosome 4, mMusLut2.pri, whole genome shotgun sequence, the genomic stretch TTCTGGAAGTTCCATTGATTGTCAAATTACACATTGTATTTTCCCAAAGCTgtcaaagtttttttcttttcaattccctCTAAGTTTCCGGCAGACTCAGAGTCTCTGGTGGGGAGGCGGAGACTATGGCCGGGACTCTTCTCGTGTATAAAATAACACACACATTCCAGTTCCATATACTGCTGTTTCTTTTCATCATTATAGTTTATTAAAATAGGCTCAAGATAAAATTCTTTTACTTATAGGgtaaggattctctttctcttttctggccTTCTTTAATCATATTACATTTGGGGAgtgtttctccaaaaaagatTTGCCCTTGGCTGTCAGTCAGCCTGGGCCTGGGCAGCATGGTAAGCGCCGACAGAACCAGCCGCTGCTTACCTTCTTCCAGCGGGCCAGCGGCAGCCAGATGTCCTGAGATGCTGAGAAGTGAGCAGGATTGTGGCTGCTGCCAGGAAGGCTCAGTGACATAAGCCCCAGGATCCAAACTGGCTTGTCCTATTCTTGGACAACTCTTGGTTGTCCTATTCATGTCCCCAGTCTCTGAcctcttctccccccacccaccacacacacacacacacacacacacacaccactgttCATCAGGATCACTGGGGGTAGCTCTGAGGGCCAGATGCAAGGGCAGCCTCCTTCCCAGCACAGCAGCAATGCTGGTATTCTGAATTAGGCATGGAAAACTGCAGTGAGTGGAGGCAGGGGTGCTTGCTCATCATCACTGCTCCACTCCAGAAGTTAACCCCTTTGGCCCTGCGCTGCTCCAGGGAAGGCACCTCTCCGGAGTCCTTGGGTGCAGGGAAAGAGGGTGAGCCCACCAAGCACCCCAAAATGACTGGTACCCCTAAGCCACCAGAGACTTGGAGAGGGCCTAAGTTTTGTGCCAGGGCCAAACTTCCTCCTCCTAGTGGCTGTGGGTGCCAAAGAGAACCTTCTGGGTAAATACAAACTAGGAGAGTGCGCTTCACTGAGGCAGGAGGCTGCGGTTCCCCTCTGTGTACAGGGGCAGCCCGGGCCCAAACTGAGGGATAAGAAGCGAGAGCACACTGGGTATGAGTGTGAGTGGGGTGGGAAGCAAACCGGAGCCCATCCTGTGACTCTGGGGTGCCAGGCAGTGCTCCTGTGGTCCCAGGTCCAGGCACCCGCTCCTAGGGCAAAGTCAGAAAGAGCCAGGCACCAGTAGGGAAAGGAGCTGCTATCCCCTGGCCTCTGACAGCCCTACGCAGCAGGTGCAGCCACAAGGGAGCCCCTCCTTCACCATCCGAGTCCCAGGAGTCCCAGATCCCCCTCAAAGCTACACTGCCCATGAGGGTGAAGAGAAGCTAcctgcccccacacacacacacacacccgctcGGGCTTCCCTAGAGCACTAAGGGAAGACCCCAAGCCTCCAGGTGAACCAGGCTGGGCTGGAAGAGGAAATGGACCCCTGATAGCACCCAGGCGGCGCTCCCACAACACCTAGAAGTCTCTTTACAGTGGCCCAGGCTCCTCTCCAAAAAGCAGGAGCTGGGTGCCAGCCTGTTGCCCCTTGAAGGTGGATCCGGCCAGAGCACGGGTGGAGGCTCAGAGGAAGTAGAAGCCTTGGCACAGGGAGCAGCCACAGTCTCCATCTGAATGGTCGCTGGGATGAGGCATGACGCGCCGGCCACTGGGAGGCTAAGATGCGCTCAGCTGTCTGCGTGCGCTCCTTCTGCGACACCCACTCTGCAGCGGCGGGAATCCGGGCTTGAGCTCAGCACCGCGGCGCAGCACTTGGGACAATCCCCGCCTCCCCCTTAGACTTCGGTCCCCTCCCGACTGTAGACGAAGTGGCCCACGCGGAAGCCGGTGGCCGCTGTCTGATGGCCGGTGCTGAAGCCGGGCGCGGGGCCTGGGGCTTGCGACCCGTGGGCGGCGACGGGCGTCGGTCTCCCGAAAGGAAAGTCTCCCGCCAGGCCCGCGGGGAAGGTACCGAGGCCGCCAGCCAGGGCCCCCATGGCCGAGGCGAAACTGGAGAAGCAGGAGGCAGCGTCGGGCCCGGGCGGGGACGGCGGGGCCTGCAGGTCCGGGGAGGCCGCGCCGAGGGGCTCCAGCTCCGGTGCCGCGGCTCCTCCCGGGCTCCCGGCTCCCGAGGGAGCAGCGGCGCTCGGCTCTCCTCTCCGCCTCCTCTTCCGTCGGAAGTTCCCGTTGTCGAACATCTTCTCGCAGTTTGGGTCCAGGGTCCAGTAATTGCCTTTACCTGAGCAGGAAGAGAGGACTCAGTTCAGAAAGTCTGACCGACCATGGTGGGAACGTGACGAACCCAGGTCAACTTCAGGATTTCCCCACCAGCCCCACGagtcctcacccccaccctgaaCCTTGAGTTTTGTGCAGGGAAGGGCCTCCACAGGCCGACTGGGAAGAATGTGGACATCCCAGAAAGGCCAGGGAAGGGCAACAACCAAGAATACCGAGCCCCTCTAAGTCCAAGGCCAGGGAGAAAGCGTATGGGGTGCACGGGCCCCTGGACTGTGGCAGTCCCTCTGCCGATGGAGCGGCGCGGACCAGCCTCGGGCTCTGTGTTGTCTCCGCGCTTCACGAAGCCGCATCTCACTGGCTTTACCAATTCCTTGGCGAGGCACTGTCCTGCCTGTTTTACAGCAAGACACTGAAGCCCAGACAAGGAGCCCCAAAGTCGCCCAGTTGACCAACTCTCCTGGTTCTTCCTCCGCAGGAGCGCACAGAGGTCTCGAGACTCACAGAGTCACAGACTTGAAGTCAGGGTCTGCGGGTCCCGGGGTCTTCTCTGGTCCTGGCTGCTGCCAAGCACgactctcctccccctcctcccgcctCAGTACCCCGAGCTGTGCAGTGTCTGAGGGACTGGGTTGTCCCAGGCCGCCCCAGTCCTAGAGTGCCAGCAGCGGGGCTGAGGGGAGAAGCGGAGTCCTGGACGGGGCATCCGCGCGCGCCCTTTTCACCTGGGTCATCCTCCTCGCGGGGCACCTTCTTGAAGCAGTCATTGAGCGACAGGTTGTGGCGGATGGAGTTCTGCCAGCCCGCTTTGCTGCGCTTGTAGAAGGGGAAGTTGCCGGCCACGTACTGGTAGATCTGGCTGAGCGTCAGCTTCCGCAGCGGCGCGCTCTGGATGGCCATGGCGATGAGCGCCGAGTACGAGTAAGGCGGCCGCACCAGCCGCAGCAGCTCCTGCTGGCCCGAGAGGCTCAGCCACGCCAGGTCGGCGCCCGCCAGGCTGCCCGGGGCGCCGAGGAGGGGGCCGGGGGCCGCGTAGCCAGAGGCCGCGTAGGGCTGCGCGGACCCAGGGCAGGGCGCATAGGGCGCGGGGCTGAGAGCCGGCGCGTTCAGCCACAGGCGCTGGCCGGCGCCCGCGGCGCCCAGATCCCCGCGCCCGTAGCCCACCGGGTGCGCGGCTGCCCGGGCCTGGCTGTGCGGGGCCCGGCAGACACCGGAGCCTTCGCAGTACGAGGCCATGTTCAGTGGTTCCCGGGACTGGCCGGGAGGCTGGGCGCCGAAGCTCATGGGAGCCCCATCAAGCGTGGCCGCCAGCAGCTCCCGGGTGCCGCCCGCCGGGCCCCGCCCTCCGCCCTTTAAATGCCGTCGGGGCCCTCGC encodes the following:
- the FOXI2 gene encoding forkhead box protein I2 yields the protein MASYCEGSGVCRAPHSQARAAAHPVGYGRGDLGAAGAGQRLWLNAPALSPAPYAPCPGSAQPYAASGYAAPGPLLGAPGSLAGADLAWLSLSGQQELLRLVRPPYSYSALIAMAIQSAPLRKLTLSQIYQYVAGNFPFYKRSKAGWQNSIRHNLSLNDCFKKVPREEDDPGKGNYWTLDPNCEKMFDNGNFRRKRRRRGEPSAAAPSGAGSPGGAAAPELEPLGAASPDLQAPPSPPGPDAASCFSSFASAMGALAGGLGTFPAGLAGDFPFGRPTPVAAHGSQAPGPAPGFSTGHQTAATGFRVGHFVYSREGTEV